The Parafrankia discariae genome includes a window with the following:
- a CDS encoding LCP family protein, protein MRDARARQSCDAPDVSPAETTDSDHDTRERDGDSGADGDGDGDDIEGGDGDGDDDRGGAGSPEADDCEAGPPRDGSEAAADAARRGPVRRVLLVLTALLSVAVVVVTTTGWFVVTFYDRRIDRETIAPPADITVTRPPPAPVGTETWLLVGSDVRTGSDAAEVGGARSDTMMIAHLASDGRTNIVSIPRDLRVPIPAWTDDDGSHHRARQDKINAAFSNGGPALLVATLEQVAGLRIDHYAELDFSGFQQMTSAIGGIDVCLQASPYVEPHTLENGRRVRSTNLNDPSSGFVGQPGNNHLTGGNALAFVRQRHGFADGDLSRIRRQQTFLAAMFRKVSSGDVLLRPTKLAAFLSAVTRSVVLDDETGFAELRALAERMRGMTTGAVTFSTVPITGQVAEPAFYFFYDPAEMRQFFRNITGGESLPEPTGSAEPIPLGGAFTPQPPSGTPTAPTAAPALPPTGGAAPTATPQVPEAAPTPALPAEQPTVTSTAASNPAAGTATVMPTATAPTGVRIGADADVLTQPIAGAGPDAAVGPTPGAPGPSGPPSAGSSATSEPPVTAAAACVY, encoded by the coding sequence ATGCGGGACGCGCGCGCACGGCAGTCGTGCGACGCCCCCGACGTGAGCCCGGCGGAGACCACGGACAGTGATCACGACACCCGCGAACGCGACGGCGACAGCGGTGCCGACGGCGACGGCGACGGCGACGACATCGAGGGCGGCGACGGCGACGGCGATGACGACCGCGGCGGCGCGGGCTCGCCCGAGGCCGACGACTGCGAGGCCGGGCCGCCGCGGGACGGGAGCGAAGCGGCGGCCGACGCCGCGCGGCGCGGCCCGGTACGCCGGGTCCTGCTCGTCCTGACCGCCCTGCTGTCGGTCGCCGTGGTGGTGGTCACCACCACCGGCTGGTTCGTCGTCACCTTCTACGACCGCAGGATCGACCGCGAGACCATCGCACCGCCCGCCGACATCACGGTGACCCGCCCACCGCCCGCCCCGGTCGGCACCGAGACCTGGCTGCTCGTCGGCTCCGACGTGCGGACCGGCTCGGACGCCGCGGAGGTCGGTGGCGCGCGATCCGACACGATGATGATCGCCCACCTGGCCTCGGACGGGCGGACGAACATCGTGTCGATCCCCCGTGATCTGCGGGTGCCCATCCCGGCCTGGACCGACGACGACGGCAGCCACCACCGGGCCCGCCAGGACAAGATCAACGCCGCGTTCAGCAACGGTGGCCCCGCGCTCCTGGTCGCCACCCTCGAACAGGTGGCGGGACTACGGATCGACCACTACGCCGAGCTCGACTTCAGCGGCTTCCAGCAGATGACATCCGCGATCGGTGGCATTGACGTGTGCCTGCAGGCGTCTCCCTATGTCGAGCCGCACACTCTGGAGAACGGCCGCCGGGTGCGGTCGACGAACCTGAACGATCCCAGTTCCGGCTTTGTCGGGCAGCCCGGAAACAATCATCTGACCGGCGGCAACGCGCTCGCGTTCGTCCGGCAACGGCATGGTTTCGCCGACGGTGACCTCTCCCGGATCCGCCGCCAGCAGACATTCCTGGCGGCGATGTTCCGAAAGGTCAGCAGCGGCGACGTCCTGCTGCGCCCCACGAAGCTCGCCGCCTTCCTGAGCGCGGTGACCCGCTCGGTGGTGCTGGACGACGAGACCGGCTTCGCCGAACTGCGCGCGCTGGCCGAGCGGATGCGTGGGATGACGACCGGAGCCGTCACGTTCTCCACCGTCCCGATCACGGGCCAGGTCGCCGAACCGGCCTTCTACTTCTTTTACGACCCCGCCGAGATGCGGCAGTTCTTCCGGAACATCACCGGCGGCGAGTCCCTGCCCGAGCCCACCGGCTCGGCGGAACCCATCCCGCTCGGCGGCGCCTTCACCCCGCAGCCACCGAGCGGCACCCCGACCGCCCCCACCGCGGCGCCCGCCCTCCCGCCCACCGGGGGTGCCGCCCCCACGGCGACGCCTCAGGTACCGGAGGCGGCGCCGACGCCCGCCCTCCCGGCCGAGCAGCCCACGGTCACGTCCACAGCCGCGTCCAACCCCGCGGCCGGCACGGCCACGGTGATGCCCACGGCCACGGCGCCGACCGGCGTCAGGATCGGCGCCGACGCCGACGTCCTGACCCAGCCGATCGCCGGAGCCGGGCCGGACGCCGCGGTCGGCCCCACACCGGGCGCGCCGGGGCCGTCCGGCCCGCCGTCGGCGGGGTCGTCGGCGACGAGCGAGCCGCCGGTGACCGCCGCCGCCGCGTGCGTCTACTGA
- a CDS encoding polysaccharide deacetylase family protein, whose product MKVSRAAGGAGGGGRAGGPSRRHLLGWSVAGAAGLTAFGTIDPALAAPAAGRRSGGPVSRVRGALPAAPANAIALTVDDGPHPVWTPRVLEVLRANGVRATFFVIGVQAKAHPELVRRVLAAGHTVGNHSLDHPTPFGARPAATVAREISAAQSIITAAGGVAPRYFRSPGGDWPPAVLAAAADQHLTPVGWSVDPRDWARPGVASIVRTLTGARAGDILLCHDGGGDRSQTVEALRRVLPALRARGLTFTSL is encoded by the coding sequence ATGAAGGTCAGCCGGGCGGCCGGCGGTGCGGGCGGCGGCGGCCGGGCGGGCGGGCCGTCCCGGCGGCACCTGCTGGGATGGTCGGTCGCGGGAGCGGCCGGTCTCACGGCATTCGGCACGATCGACCCGGCCCTGGCCGCCCCGGCGGCGGGCAGGCGATCGGGCGGCCCGGTGAGCCGGGTCCGCGGCGCGCTGCCGGCGGCACCGGCGAACGCGATCGCGCTGACCGTCGACGACGGACCGCACCCGGTCTGGACGCCGCGGGTCCTGGAGGTGCTGCGCGCGAACGGGGTCCGGGCGACCTTTTTCGTCATCGGGGTCCAGGCGAAGGCCCACCCGGAGCTGGTCCGGCGCGTCCTCGCCGCGGGGCACACCGTCGGCAACCACTCACTCGACCATCCGACGCCGTTCGGCGCCCGCCCCGCGGCGACAGTCGCCCGGGAGATCTCCGCGGCCCAGTCGATCATCACCGCGGCCGGTGGCGTCGCTCCCCGGTACTTCCGGTCCCCCGGTGGGGACTGGCCGCCGGCGGTCCTCGCCGCCGCGGCCGACCAGCACCTGACGCCGGTCGGCTGGAGCGTCGACCCGCGCGACTGGGCCCGGCCCGGGGTGGCCTCGATCGTCAGGACGCTCACCGGCGCCCGGGCGGGCGACATCCTGCTGTGCCACGACGGCGGTGGCGATCGGTCGCAGACCGTCGAGGCGCTCCGCCGGGTCCTGCCCGCGCTGCGGGCCAGGGGCCTCACCTTCACGTCTCTCTGA
- a CDS encoding DUF1707 SHOCT-like domain-containing protein: protein MPDSPDPGPAPATSDDAAPVGPGDGDGTAAAAGTSPSPSTGTGTGTGTGTAFSLGKAKSAGPRRGPSAPITDADRQATADQLRAACGDGRLTLDEFSERVGKAWAAQTAQELARAGAGIVPPRVGVQRSSSTIFNILGDGRRLGRWRMPRRTVIVNVLGDWTLDLRGALMDEQAVTDGVLDILYISLIGDLTISVPDGMEVGMSGLVVLGDQHLELAVVSERPGTPRLRLRLAGLIGDVRVSSGSLAGR from the coding sequence ATGCCCGACTCACCCGATCCCGGCCCGGCTCCCGCGACCAGCGACGACGCAGCGCCGGTCGGCCCCGGTGACGGTGACGGCACCGCGGCCGCGGCCGGCACGAGCCCAAGCCCAAGCACCGGCACCGGCACCGGCACCGGCACCGGCACCGCGTTCAGCCTCGGCAAGGCGAAGAGCGCCGGCCCGCGGCGCGGCCCGTCCGCTCCGATCACCGACGCGGACCGGCAGGCGACCGCCGACCAGCTGCGCGCGGCCTGCGGCGACGGGCGGCTGACCCTGGACGAGTTCAGCGAGCGGGTCGGGAAGGCCTGGGCAGCCCAGACAGCGCAGGAACTGGCCCGGGCCGGGGCCGGCATCGTCCCGCCGCGGGTCGGCGTCCAGCGATCGTCGTCGACGATCTTCAACATCCTCGGCGACGGGCGGCGGCTCGGCCGCTGGCGGATGCCCCGGCGGACGGTGATAGTCAACGTCCTCGGCGACTGGACGCTCGACCTGCGCGGCGCGCTGATGGACGAGCAGGCCGTGACCGACGGCGTGCTCGACATCCTCTACATCTCGCTGATCGGCGATCTCACCATCAGCGTCCCGGACGGGATGGAGGTCGGCATGAGTGGCCTGGTCGTGCTCGGCGACCAGCACCTCGAGCTGGCCGTGGTGTCGGAACGCCCGGGAACCCCCCGGCTGCGGCTGCGACTGGCCGGCCTGATCGGCGACGTCCGGGTGAGCAGCGGGTCGCTGGCCGGGCGGTGA
- a CDS encoding proteasome assembly chaperone family protein: MLDPRELYEIRSDLDDLGRPVLIEAMTGVVDAGGAVGLASEHLTTALRHERIVTFDVDQLMDYRSRRPPMVFYEDHWESYDDPVLAIELLHDEAGTPFLLLCGPEPDLHWKRFTKAVQAVMAELGVRMSVGLNAIPMAVPHTRPCGVTAHATRKELLVGYEPWVRRLSVPGSAGHLLEYELGRAGADAMGFAAHVPHYLAQATYPAATEALLSSVSKSTGLLLPLDGLRSAALEVRGEVDSQIARGGEAADVVKAIEEQYDAFHRGREGEHLPVVDDSEPLPTGEELGAALERFLAEQSEPGGPQPT; the protein is encoded by the coding sequence ATGCTTGACCCCAGAGAGCTCTACGAGATCAGGAGCGACCTGGACGACCTCGGCCGCCCGGTACTGATCGAGGCGATGACCGGGGTCGTCGACGCGGGTGGCGCCGTCGGGCTCGCCAGCGAGCACCTGACGACGGCACTGCGGCACGAGCGGATCGTCACCTTCGACGTCGACCAGCTCATGGACTACCGCTCCCGGCGCCCACCGATGGTCTTCTACGAGGACCACTGGGAGAGCTACGACGATCCCGTCCTCGCCATCGAGCTGCTGCACGACGAGGCCGGCACGCCCTTCCTGCTGCTCTGCGGCCCCGAGCCCGACCTGCACTGGAAACGCTTCACCAAGGCCGTCCAGGCAGTCATGGCGGAACTCGGCGTCCGCATGTCGGTCGGGCTGAACGCGATCCCCATGGCCGTGCCGCACACCCGTCCGTGCGGGGTCACCGCGCACGCGACACGCAAGGAGCTGCTCGTCGGGTACGAGCCCTGGGTCCGGCGGCTGTCGGTGCCCGGCAGCGCCGGGCACCTGCTCGAGTACGAGCTCGGTCGGGCCGGGGCGGATGCGATGGGCTTCGCCGCGCACGTCCCGCACTACCTGGCGCAGGCCACCTACCCGGCCGCGACCGAGGCGCTGCTCAGTTCGGTCTCGAAGTCCACCGGGCTGCTCCTGCCGCTGGACGGGCTGCGTTCCGCCGCCCTGGAGGTGCGGGGCGAGGTCGACAGCCAGATCGCGCGCGGCGGCGAGGCCGCCGATGTGGTCAAGGCGATCGAGGAGCAGTACGACGCGTTCCACCGCGGCCGTGAGGGCGAGCACCTGCCGGTGGTCGACGACTCCGAACCGCTGCCGACCGGTGAGGAGCTCGGCGCGGCGCTGGAGCGTTTCCTCGCCGAGCAGAGCGAACCGGGCGGGCCGCAGCCGACCTGA
- the mnhG gene encoding monovalent cation/H(+) antiporter subunit G, with amino-acid sequence MARQVISAVLLLTGALFCLLGAWGLLRFPDVPSRLQAATKPQTVGLVSILLGSAVQLAPRHAAGLLLVALLQLVTAPVIAQRVGRAAYRTGRFRHDLLVVDELARRRGGVASPGQAAEHR; translated from the coding sequence ATGGCCCGCCAGGTGATCTCCGCGGTGCTGCTGCTGACCGGCGCGCTGTTCTGCCTGCTCGGCGCCTGGGGCCTGCTGCGGTTCCCCGACGTCCCCTCCCGGCTGCAGGCGGCGACCAAGCCCCAGACGGTCGGCCTGGTGTCGATCCTGCTCGGCAGTGCCGTCCAGCTCGCCCCCCGGCACGCCGCCGGGCTGCTGCTCGTGGCGTTGCTGCAACTCGTCACGGCACCCGTGATCGCCCAGCGGGTCGGCCGGGCGGCCTACCGCACCGGCCGGTTCCGCCACGACCTGCTGGTCGTGGACGAGCTGGCCCGGCGTCGCGGCGGTGTGGCCAGCCCCGGCCAGGCCGCCGAACACCGGTGA
- a CDS encoding monovalent cation/H+ antiporter complex subunit F: MTTVYTITFVLLAVAGLLTLARALVGPTNLDRIVALDVLVILIVAGVTVEIGMRREGWNIALVAVVALLGFLGSLTAARLVERRGTTR, from the coding sequence ATGACCACCGTCTACACGATCACGTTCGTCCTGCTCGCCGTGGCCGGGCTGCTCACCCTGGCCCGGGCGCTGGTCGGGCCGACCAACCTGGACCGCATCGTCGCCCTCGACGTCCTGGTGATCCTCATCGTCGCGGGCGTCACGGTCGAGATCGGGATGCGCCGGGAGGGATGGAACATCGCGCTCGTCGCGGTCGTCGCGCTGCTGGGCTTCCTCGGGTCGCTGACCGCGGCCCGTCTCGTCGAGCGACGCGGGACGACCCGCTGA
- a CDS encoding Na+/H+ antiporter subunit E — MSRRSGGPEPAARVIHRPGRLLWLWAVWMLLWGRLTPLAALSGLLVAAVVLAAFPLRPVDPGARFRPLPALALLGHLVADLVPSAVVVAWQMIRYGPRTRSAIVAVPLGATSEVVSTLTANAVSLAPGAFVLEIDHEAGELYVYVLAAGDEPAADRTRAAVLGLQRRVLAAFGAAEGGQPPGRRRGRPRRRAGTDGTDSADGTEVPDQEVR, encoded by the coding sequence ATGAGCCGCCGGAGCGGCGGGCCCGAGCCGGCCGCCCGCGTGATCCACCGGCCCGGCCGGCTGCTGTGGCTGTGGGCGGTGTGGATGCTGCTGTGGGGCAGGCTCACCCCGCTGGCAGCGCTCAGCGGGCTGCTCGTGGCGGCCGTGGTACTCGCCGCCTTCCCGCTGCGCCCGGTCGACCCGGGAGCCCGGTTCCGGCCGTTGCCGGCGCTCGCCCTGCTCGGCCACCTCGTCGCCGACCTCGTCCCGTCGGCGGTGGTGGTCGCCTGGCAGATGATCCGGTACGGCCCGCGGACGCGCTCGGCGATCGTCGCCGTGCCGCTGGGCGCCACGTCGGAGGTGGTGTCGACGCTGACCGCGAACGCCGTCTCGCTCGCGCCCGGCGCCTTCGTGCTGGAGATCGACCACGAGGCCGGTGAGCTGTACGTCTACGTGCTGGCCGCCGGCGACGAGCCGGCGGCCGACCGCACCCGGGCGGCCGTGCTCGGCCTGCAGCGCCGGGTGCTGGCCGCCTTCGGCGCCGCCGAGGGGGGTCAGCCGCCCGGCCGCCGCCGCGGCCGTCCCCGCCGGCGCGCCGGCACCGATGGCACCGACAGCGCTGATGGCACCGAGGTCCCCGACCAGGAGGTGCGGTGA
- a CDS encoding Na+/H+ antiporter subunit D, with the protein MSVLVVLPVVVPLLAAGAVLVLRGRVRAQRILALLVVAGVVADAVALVVIADTDGPLVANPGGWPAPIGITLVADRLSGLLLLTSAIVTFAVLAYAIGQGVTEDTRRGNSSIFQSVYLVLVAGVALAYLTGDLFNLFVAFEVMLVSSYVLITLDTTARRIRAGMTYVIVSMTSSLLFLTMLALVYAATGTMNLADLAGRVGELPEGLAGALGLLALVVFGIKAAAVPLHFWLPDSYPTAPAPVTAVLAALLTKVGVYALLRTHTLVFAHDGVWKLLLVAAVVTLLVGALGALAQDNLNRMLSYLLVSHIGYMLFGLSLFTVIGLTGVIIYMVHHIVAQAALFLASGLITRYAGTSVPRRMGGLAAAVPVTAVLFALPALSLAGIPPFSGFVAKLTLLEAGSGVGTWPVYAAVAAGLVTSLLTLYAMVRVWTLAFWGSRRASVPDPEPGDDLVVGTERVNRPMILATGGIVAVGLAAAVFAGPLAALSERAADDLLEPSGYVESVLPDAVPPGHRNAVPAGHHNAVPAGAVR; encoded by the coding sequence GTGAGCGTCCTGGTCGTCCTCCCGGTCGTGGTGCCCCTGCTCGCCGCCGGCGCCGTGCTCGTCCTGCGTGGCCGGGTGCGGGCGCAGCGGATTCTCGCGCTCCTGGTGGTCGCCGGCGTCGTCGCCGACGCCGTGGCGCTCGTCGTGATCGCCGACACCGACGGCCCGCTGGTCGCGAACCCGGGCGGCTGGCCGGCGCCGATCGGCATCACCCTGGTCGCGGACCGGCTCTCCGGCCTGCTGCTGCTCACCTCGGCCATCGTCACCTTCGCGGTGCTCGCCTACGCGATCGGCCAGGGCGTCACCGAGGACACCCGGCGGGGCAACAGCTCGATCTTCCAGTCGGTGTACCTGGTCCTGGTCGCCGGTGTGGCCCTCGCGTACCTCACCGGCGATCTGTTCAACCTGTTCGTCGCGTTCGAGGTCATGCTGGTCTCGTCCTACGTGCTGATCACGCTCGACACCACCGCGCGACGCATCCGCGCCGGCATGACCTACGTGATCGTCAGCATGACGTCGTCGCTGCTGTTCCTCACGATGCTCGCGCTGGTCTACGCCGCGACCGGGACGATGAACCTCGCCGACCTGGCGGGGCGGGTCGGCGAGCTGCCCGAGGGCCTGGCAGGGGCGCTCGGCCTGCTGGCCCTGGTCGTCTTCGGGATCAAGGCGGCGGCCGTCCCACTGCACTTCTGGCTGCCGGACAGCTACCCGACCGCGCCGGCGCCGGTCACGGCCGTCCTCGCCGCGCTGCTGACCAAGGTCGGGGTGTACGCGCTGCTGCGCACGCACACCCTGGTGTTCGCGCATGACGGGGTGTGGAAGCTGCTGCTGGTCGCGGCCGTGGTCACGCTGCTCGTCGGCGCCCTCGGCGCGCTCGCCCAGGACAACCTGAACCGGATGCTGTCCTACCTGCTGGTGAGCCACATCGGCTACATGCTGTTCGGCCTGTCGCTGTTCACCGTGATCGGCCTCACCGGCGTGATCATCTATATGGTGCACCACATCGTGGCGCAGGCCGCGCTGTTCCTGGCCAGCGGCCTGATCACCCGGTACGCCGGGACGTCGGTACCGCGGCGCATGGGCGGGCTGGCGGCCGCGGTGCCGGTGACGGCGGTGCTCTTCGCGCTGCCGGCGCTCAGCCTCGCGGGCATACCCCCGTTCTCCGGCTTCGTCGCGAAGCTGACCCTGCTCGAGGCCGGATCCGGGGTCGGCACCTGGCCTGTCTACGCCGCGGTCGCCGCCGGCCTGGTGACCAGCCTGCTCACGCTCTACGCGATGGTCCGGGTGTGGACGCTGGCCTTCTGGGGATCGCGCCGGGCGAGCGTGCCCGACCCGGAGCCCGGGGACGACCTGGTCGTCGGGACGGAGCGGGTGAACCGCCCGATGATCCTGGCGACCGGGGGGATCGTCGCCGTCGGGCTGGCCGCCGCGGTGTTCGCCGGCCCGCTGGCCGCGCTGAGCGAGCGGGCCGCCGACGACCTGCTCGAGCCGTCGGGCTACGTCGAGTCCGTGCTCCCGGACGCCGTCCCGCCGGGGCATCGGAACGCCGTCCCGGCTGGGCACCACAATGCCGTCCCGGCGGGGGCCGTCCGATGA
- a CDS encoding Na(+)/H(+) antiporter subunit C, whose protein sequence is MNPVNLTSALVVGGLYTAGSYLLLQRSLMRVLIGLVLLGHGTNLLLLLVGGESGQPPMVGSAPPEDMSDPLPQGMALTSIVITFALTTFLLALAYRAWTLLGDDEVRDDLEDARISRLESGGEPVDEAAQFNRQDRADREDRAEQPDRADRADREPPREPGELAVPGLLERCDAYGRRP, encoded by the coding sequence ATGAACCCGGTGAACCTGACCTCGGCCCTGGTGGTCGGCGGCCTCTACACGGCCGGCAGCTACCTCCTCCTGCAACGCTCGCTCATGCGCGTGCTGATCGGGCTCGTCCTGCTCGGGCACGGCACGAACCTGCTCCTGCTGCTCGTCGGCGGGGAGAGCGGCCAGCCGCCCATGGTCGGCTCGGCCCCGCCCGAGGACATGTCGGACCCGCTTCCGCAGGGCATGGCGCTCACCTCGATCGTCATCACCTTCGCGCTGACGACCTTCCTGCTCGCGCTCGCCTACCGGGCGTGGACCCTGCTGGGTGACGACGAGGTCCGGGACGACCTCGAGGACGCCCGGATCAGCCGCCTGGAGTCCGGCGGGGAGCCGGTCGACGAGGCCGCACAGTTCAACCGCCAGGACCGGGCCGACCGCGAGGACCGGGCTGAACAGCCCGACCGCGCTGACCGGGCTGACCGGGAGCCGCCGCGGGAGCCGGGTGAGCTCGCCGTCCCCGGCCTGCTCGAGCGGTGCGACGCCTACGGGCGGCGCCCGTGA
- the mbhE gene encoding hydrogen gas-evolving membrane-bound hydrogenase subunit E, with the protein MLGLVLADDLFTLYLFWELTTVFSFLLIGQDGVGAPGRRSAVQALLITSVGGLAMLFGFVLLGQAAGSYRISRIVAAPPSGAVVTAALVLVLLGALTKSAQIPFHSWLPAAMVAPTPVSAYLHAAAMVKAGVFLVATLTPAFAGVAGWQVPAVAIGAATMLLGGLRALAQTDLKRLLAFGTVSQLGFLTALVGFGSRTAALAGATLILAHGLFKAALFMVVGIVDHQTGTRDLRNLSGLWRSTPVVCGGAVLAAASMVGLPPFLGYLGKEAAFEAFVHGGTGELALLAVFVAGSCLTTGYALRFLWGAFGSRPGAAARPAAVFVAPVVVLALAGLGLGIAHRGVDRLVAAYADGFPAGAARYHLALWHGPGLPIALSAVAVAGGVLLFAVTVRATAPMTPATATPGRPGWPRWVPPRVPDLLDAQRGYERAVRALDWSAVAVTGRLQTGSLPAYLGVILLTVLAVPGTALVTGASWPDDLPWWDYRIQLPLAVGILLASLAVVRARSRLTATLLLGAVGYGIGALFVVDGAPDLALAQFLVETLSLIVFVFVLRRMPVRFSTADRSSPMRLPRIAVAVAVGMFVAGFAIVTGGSRAGMAQPSREFIARSPAETGATNVVNAILVDFRAFDTLGEIAVLAVAALGVASLLLLVRTPQGRTIDQLLGPADRRAEEPVRARSVLLEVTTRAVFPVVLVFSLYLLFAGHTRTGGGFSGGLVAGLAFVLRYVAGRRRRVGAAVPVVPTAVIGAGLVIAAVAGLAPALFGDPVLESYVFKGDLPILGHVELVTSLFFDVGVYLLIIGVVLELLRTLGTAVDKEADAEAEAVAGREHQDEIA; encoded by the coding sequence ATGCTGGGGCTGGTCCTGGCCGACGACCTGTTCACGCTCTACCTGTTCTGGGAGCTCACCACCGTCTTCTCCTTCCTGCTGATCGGGCAGGACGGCGTGGGCGCCCCCGGCCGGCGGTCCGCCGTCCAGGCGTTGCTGATCACCAGTGTCGGGGGCCTGGCGATGCTGTTCGGCTTCGTGCTGCTGGGGCAGGCGGCGGGCAGCTACCGGATCTCGCGGATCGTGGCCGCGCCGCCGTCCGGCGCGGTGGTCACCGCGGCGCTGGTGCTCGTCCTGCTGGGCGCGTTGACGAAGTCGGCCCAGATCCCGTTCCACTCCTGGCTGCCGGCCGCGATGGTCGCGCCCACCCCGGTCAGCGCCTACCTGCACGCCGCCGCGATGGTGAAGGCCGGGGTGTTCCTCGTGGCGACGCTGACCCCGGCCTTCGCCGGCGTGGCGGGCTGGCAGGTACCGGCGGTGGCGATCGGCGCGGCGACGATGCTGCTCGGCGGCCTGCGCGCGCTGGCGCAGACCGATCTCAAACGGCTGCTCGCCTTCGGCACCGTCAGCCAGCTCGGGTTCCTCACCGCGCTGGTCGGGTTCGGCTCGCGCACCGCGGCGCTCGCCGGCGCCACGCTGATCCTCGCGCACGGGCTGTTCAAGGCCGCGCTGTTCATGGTCGTCGGCATCGTCGACCACCAGACCGGGACCCGTGACCTGCGGAACCTGTCCGGCCTGTGGCGGAGCACGCCGGTGGTGTGCGGGGGAGCCGTCCTCGCCGCCGCCTCGATGGTCGGGCTGCCGCCCTTCCTGGGCTACCTGGGCAAGGAGGCCGCCTTCGAGGCGTTCGTCCACGGCGGGACCGGCGAACTGGCGCTGCTCGCCGTGTTCGTGGCGGGCTCCTGCCTGACCACCGGGTACGCGCTGCGGTTCCTCTGGGGCGCGTTCGGCTCACGGCCGGGCGCGGCCGCCCGTCCGGCGGCGGTGTTCGTGGCGCCGGTGGTGGTGCTGGCGCTCGCCGGACTCGGCCTGGGGATCGCGCACCGGGGCGTCGACCGGCTCGTCGCCGCCTACGCCGACGGCTTCCCCGCCGGCGCCGCCCGTTACCACCTCGCGCTCTGGCACGGGCCGGGCCTGCCGATCGCGCTGTCCGCCGTCGCGGTCGCCGGAGGCGTGCTGCTTTTCGCCGTGACGGTGCGGGCGACGGCGCCGATGACACCGGCGACGGCGACGCCGGGGCGGCCGGGGTGGCCGCGGTGGGTGCCGCCGCGGGTGCCCGACCTCCTGGACGCGCAGCGCGGTTACGAGCGCGCCGTGCGGGCCCTGGACTGGTCGGCGGTCGCGGTCACCGGCCGGTTGCAGACCGGCTCGCTGCCGGCCTATCTCGGTGTCATCCTGCTCACGGTGCTGGCCGTGCCGGGCACCGCGCTGGTCACCGGGGCCTCCTGGCCCGACGACCTGCCCTGGTGGGACTACCGCATCCAGCTCCCGCTCGCGGTGGGCATCCTGCTCGCCTCGCTGGCGGTCGTCCGCGCCCGCAGCAGGCTCACCGCGACGCTGCTGCTCGGCGCGGTCGGCTACGGGATCGGCGCGCTGTTCGTCGTCGACGGCGCGCCCGACCTCGCGCTGGCCCAGTTCCTCGTCGAGACCCTGTCGCTGATCGTGTTCGTCTTCGTGCTGCGGCGGATGCCGGTCCGGTTCTCGACGGCCGACCGTTCGTCGCCGATGCGGCTGCCGCGGATCGCCGTCGCGGTCGCGGTCGGGATGTTCGTGGCCGGGTTCGCGATCGTGACCGGCGGCTCGCGTGCCGGGATGGCCCAGCCCAGCCGGGAGTTCATCGCCCGCTCGCCCGCCGAGACCGGGGCGACGAACGTGGTGAACGCCATCCTGGTCGACTTCCGGGCGTTCGACACCCTCGGCGAGATCGCGGTGCTCGCGGTGGCCGCGCTCGGGGTCGCGTCGCTGCTGCTGCTCGTCCGCACCCCGCAGGGGCGCACGATCGACCAGCTGCTCGGCCCGGCGGACCGGCGGGCCGAGGAGCCGGTACGGGCGCGGTCGGTCCTGCTGGAGGTCACGACCAGGGCGGTGTTCCCGGTGGTGCTCGTGTTCTCGCTGTACCTGCTCTTCGCCGGCCACACCAGGACCGGAGGCGGCTTCTCCGGCGGGCTCGTCGCCGGCCTGGCCTTCGTCCTGCGCTATGTCGCGGGACGGCGCCGCCGGGTGGGCGCGGCCGTCCCGGTGGTGCCGACCGCGGTGATCGGTGCCGGGCTGGTGATCGCCGCGGTCGCGGGGCTCGCGCCCGCGCTGTTCGGCGATCCCGTCCTGGAGAGCTACGTGTTCAAGGGTGATCTGCCGATCCTGGGTCACGTCGAGCTGGTGACGAGCCTGTTCTTCGACGTCGGGGTCTACCTGCTGATCATCGGGGTGGTGCTGGAGCTGCTGCGCACGCTCGGCACCGCGGTCGACAAGGAGGCCGACGCCGAGGCCGAGGCAGTGGCGGGCCGCGAGCACCAGGACGAGATCGCATGA